A single genomic interval of Helianthus annuus cultivar XRQ/B chromosome 6, HanXRQr2.0-SUNRISE, whole genome shotgun sequence harbors:
- the LOC110865721 gene encoding 1,4-alpha-glucan-branching enzyme 2-2, chloroplastic/amyloplastic, with product MVYTLHGIRLLHPIPSVCYRGSDRRSVVAASRRCSFDRRFLGGMSTYESVSPSLIVAAKEKVVVVSGSQRDVGVSSTDQLEALDEDSKILEGEETLDEEQDDETSEITSAVLVEDVAVTEEETLPDLVISKESEAVQQTSISPPGAGQRIYEIDPLLGNHRQHLEYRYSHYKKMRESIDKYEGGLEAFSRGYEKFGFTRSETGITYREWAPGAKSASLIGDFNSWNPNADVMTRNEFGVWEIFLPNNADGSPPIPHGSRVKIRMDTPSGIKDSIPAWIKFSVQAPGEIPYNGIYYDPPEEEKYVFRHPRPKKPKSLRIYEAHVGMSSTEPMINTYANFRDDVLPRIKKLGYNAVQIMAIQEHSYYASFGYHVTNFFAPSSRCGTPDDLKSMIDKAHELGLVVLMDIVHSHSSNNTLDGLNIFDGTDSHYFHSGERGYHWMWDSRLFNYGHWEVLRYLLSNARWWLDEYKFDGFRFDGVTSMMYTHHGLQVAFTGNYNEYFGLATDVDAVVYLMLVNDLIHGLFPEAISIGEDVSGMPTFCIPVQDGGVGFDYRLHMAVADKWIELLKLRDEDWKMGDIIHTLTNRRWSEKCVSYAESHDQALVGDKTIAFWLMDKDMYEFMALDRPSTPRIDRGIALHKMIRLITMGLGGEGYLNFMGNEFGHPEWIDFPRADQRLPDGRFIPGNGNSFDKCRRRFDLGDADYLRYRGLQEFDQAMQHLEGAHNFMTSQHQYISRKHEEERVIIFEREDLVFVFNFHWYNSYSDYRVGCLHPGMYKIALDSDDPLFGGFGRLDHDAEYFTFEGSHDNRPRSFMVYAPARTVVVYKLIRDDTPATVAK from the exons atggttTATACGCTTCATGGGATTCGATTGTTGCATCCAATTCCGTCAGTTTGTTATCGTGGTAGTGATCGGAGGAGTGTTGTTGCTGCTTCCAGGCGCTGTTCGTTTGATC GGAGGTTTTTAGGTGGAATGTCAACGTATGAATCTGTATCCCCTTCTTTAATAGTTGCTGCAAAAGAGAAAGTGGTTGTTGTTTCTGGCAGCCAAAGGGATGTTGGCGTTTCTTCAACCGATCAATTGGAAGCCCTTGATGAAGATTCCAAA ATATTAGAAGGCGAAGAGACTCTGGATGAAGAACAGGACGATGAGACGAGTGAGATTACATCAGCGGTTTTGGTTGAGGATGTTGCTGTTACAGAGGAAGAAACTTTACCTGACCTCGTTATTAGCAAAGAAAGCGAGGCCGTCCAACAAACATCCATTTCTCCACCTGGAGCTGGACAGAGAATATACGAGATCGACCCACTTTTGGGAAATCATCGTCAACATCTTGAGTACCG ATATTCACATTACAAGAAGATGCGTGAGTCAATTGACAAGTATGAAGGTGGTTTGGAGGCGTTTTCTCGGGGTTATGAGAAGTTTGGTTTCACTCGCAG CGAGACAGGTATCACCTACAGGGAATGGGCACCTGGAGCTAAG TCTGCTTCGCTTATTGGAGATTTCAACAGCTGGAATCCAAATGCTGATGTCATGACCCGG AATGAATTCGGTGTCTGGGAGATCTTTTTGCCGAACAATGCTGATGGTTCTCCACCTATTCCTCATGGTTCTAGAGTGAAG ATACGTATGGATACCCCATCTGGCATCAAAGACTCGATTCCCGCTTGGATAAAGTTTTCTGTACAGGCTCCTGGTGAGATTCCTTATAATGGAATCTACTATGATCCACCAGAAGAG GAAAAGTACGTGTTTCGACATCCTCGGCCAAAGAAACCGAAATCTCTTAGGATTTACGAAGCACACGTAGGAATGAGTAGTACG GAGCCGATGATCAACACCTATGCCAACTTTAGAGATGATGTTCTCCCTCGCATCAAAAAGCTCGGTTACAATGCTGTCCAGATCATGGCCATTCAAGAACACTCATATTATGCTAGCTTTGG GTACCATGTGACAAACTTCTTTGCACCTAGCAGTCGTTGTGGGACTCCGGATGATCTTAAATCTATGATAGATAAAGCCCATGAGTTGGGATTGGTTGTTCTCATGGATATTGTACACAG TCATTCGTCAAACAACACTTTAGATGGTCTAAATATTTTTGATGGGACGGATAGTCATTATTTCCACTCTGGAGAACGCGGTTATCATTGGATGTGGGATTCTCGCCTTTTCAACTATGGACATTGGGAG GTACTACGATATCTTCTTTCAAACGCAAGATGGTGGTTGGATGAATATAAGTTTGATGGATTCAGATTTGATGGTGTGACTTCTATGATGTACACACATCATGGTTTACAG GTAGCCTTTACCGGAAACTACAACGAGTATTTCGGGTTGGCGACCGATGTTGATGCTGTGGTCTATTTAATGCTGGTTAATGATCTCATTCATGGGCTCTTTCCCGAAGCCATCTCTATTGGTGAAGAT GTTAGTGGAATGCCAACGTTCTGCATTCCTGTACAGGATGGTGGTGTGGGGTTCGACTACCGTTTGCATATGGCAGTTGCTGATAAGTGGATTGAGCTTCTCAA GCTGAGGGACGAAGATTGGAAAATGGGGGATATCATTCACACACTTACCAATCGAAGATGGTCTGAGAAGTGCGTTTCTTATGCTGAAAGTCATGATCAAGCGTTGGTTGGTgataaaactattgcattttggCTTATGGACAAG GATATGTATGAATTTATGGCACTGGATAGACCATCAACTCCCCGTATAGACCGCGGTATAGCATTGCATAAAATGATCAGGCTTATTACAATGGGATTAGGCGGAGAAGGATATTTGAATTTCATGGGAAACGAGTTTGGGCATCCCG AGTGGATAGATTTTCCGAGAGCTGATCAGCGTCTCCCTGATGGGAGATTTATACCTGGGAATGGTAATAGCTTCGATAAGTGTAGGCGTAGATTTGATCTG GGGGATGCAGACTATTTAAGGTATCGTGGGTTACAAGAATTTGATCAGGCAATGCAGCATCTCGAGGGAGCTCATAAT TTCATGACATCACAACATCAGTATATATCACGGAAACACGAAGAAGAGAGAGTAATCATATTTGAAAGAGAGGACTTGGTTTTCGTCTTCAACTTCCACTGGTATAACAGTTATTCAGACTACCGTGTCGGCTGTTTACACCCTGGAATGTATAAG ATTGCCCTAGACTCCGATGATCCGTTATTTGGAGGCTTTGGTAGACTCGATCATG